A single genomic interval of uncultured Desulfobulbus sp. harbors:
- the modC gene encoding molybdenum ABC transporter ATP-binding protein encodes MQLDIDVQKKQGNFLFQARFCLNGNRIGLFGPSGSGKSTLMHLLAGLRSPDSGHIRLDDTVLFDSGAKINLPPDQRRVGVVFQHSHLFPHMSVRKNLFYGWKRIAPEERRIDAETIIEVLNLGHLLDRGVNLLSGGERQRVALGRTVLTCPRLILMDEPLTGLDEELKFQIIPYLAKVFSQFNIPLLFISHSLVEMRLMTEQVLMVENGHAERSMSTEELAQSIWGASRQGYANLIKLGRPVPHGDLWAYKWGNHQLILTEFSTHEENVFELDARDILLFKRHPEATSARNLLPCTVRKVFTVGNRVRLELACGSEKLIVQIVPDSVRELGIEKGREVVAVIKASAFRHLV; translated from the coding sequence ATGCAGCTTGATATCGATGTGCAGAAAAAGCAGGGTAATTTCCTTTTCCAGGCCCGATTTTGCCTCAACGGCAACCGGATTGGCCTGTTTGGTCCCTCGGGGAGCGGCAAGTCGACCCTGATGCATCTTTTAGCCGGGCTTCGCAGTCCTGACAGCGGCCATATTCGCCTTGACGATACGGTCCTGTTCGACAGTGGTGCCAAGATCAATCTGCCTCCGGACCAACGACGGGTCGGGGTCGTGTTTCAGCACTCCCACCTCTTTCCCCATATGAGTGTGCGGAAAAATCTCTTCTATGGATGGAAGAGGATCGCCCCCGAGGAGCGGCGAATCGATGCGGAGACGATTATCGAAGTGCTCAATCTCGGCCATCTGCTCGATCGAGGGGTGAATCTGCTCTCCGGCGGCGAACGCCAGCGGGTTGCCCTGGGGCGCACCGTGTTGACCTGCCCGCGGTTGATCCTGATGGATGAGCCCTTAACCGGCCTTGATGAGGAGCTGAAATTTCAGATCATTCCCTATCTCGCCAAGGTCTTTTCCCAGTTCAACATTCCTCTGCTCTTTATCAGTCACTCGCTGGTGGAGATGCGGCTGATGACTGAGCAGGTGCTGATGGTGGAAAACGGTCATGCCGAGCGAAGCATGAGCACCGAGGAGCTGGCCCAGTCCATCTGGGGCGCATCGCGCCAGGGATATGCCAACCTGATCAAGCTCGGACGTCCTGTACCCCACGGCGATCTTTGGGCGTACAAGTGGGGCAACCATCAACTTATTCTCACCGAATTCAGTACACACGAAGAGAATGTTTTTGAGTTGGATGCACGCGACATTTTGCTGTTCAAGCGGCATCCCGAGGCAACCAGTGCCCGCAACCTGCTGCCCTGTACGGTGCGCAAGGTGTTCACCGTCGGCAATCGGGTGCGACTGGAACTCGCCTGCGGCTCAGAGAAGTTGATCGTGCAGATTGTTCCGGATTCGGTGCGGGAACTGGGCATAGAGAAGGGGAGAGAGGTGGTGGCTGTTATCAAGGCGTCTGCCTTTCGCCACCTGGTTTAG